The following are encoded in a window of Caldisericum sp. genomic DNA:
- a CDS encoding TIGR00725 family protein, producing MERNKLRVGLIGTSERPNEPISDEVKRIAYRFGYLVGIEGFILFTGGRDGVMEACCHGNFDAHGINVGILPSNSVSEANPYVTIPITTGLGMDFRSILMIHATDVTVMIGGKIGTLLELVSTYQNGKPAIIIKGTGDFADSIDRILIDGRYFDSRKNAEIYFVNSPEEAIEKIKDIFKIK from the coding sequence ATGGAGAGGAATAAACTGCGAGTTGGACTTATAGGCACTTCTGAGCGTCCTAACGAACCTATAAGTGATGAAGTAAAGCGCATTGCATATAGGTTTGGGTATCTTGTTGGCATTGAGGGATTTATACTTTTTACAGGCGGCCGTGATGGTGTTATGGAAGCATGTTGCCATGGAAACTTTGATGCTCATGGCATAAATGTGGGTATTCTTCCTTCGAATAGCGTAAGCGAAGCAAATCCATATGTTACAATTCCAATAACAACAGGGCTTGGGATGGATTTTCGTTCGATCCTTATGATCCACGCAACCGATGTAACTGTTATGATTGGCGGAAAAATAGGAACCCTTCTTGAACTTGTATCAACTTATCAAAATGGGAAACCTGCGATAATAATAAAAGGAACAGGAGATTTTGCAGATTCGATAGATAGGATTCTTATCGATGGGCGTTACTTTGATTCTCGCAAAAATGCAGAAATATACTTTGTCAATTCACCAGAAGAAGCAATAGAAAAGATAAAGGATATATTCAAAATTAAATGA
- a CDS encoding SMC family ATPase, with protein MIPEVLKIKGFLSYRNEAVLDFTQVGDVVLITGDNGHGKSSIIDALVYAFFGVARGITRNKGDIVNIDEKELLVELTFREKGKRYRIKRTYRKDKESSSLILEEFDSNALMFKNISEGKITDTEQKIQKILGFNYDTFIGASFILQGQADFFTTKTPSEKAELLREMLGLEIFESAKEIAKERKKELLKEIDLTRKEIEEKRGIIEKDSEYNEQYRIINDEISALEKRIKDVSDNLDNIQKLKGELIKLNERFESVKREKEAYEKRLKENLLNLEDLKKTLNEFTEILKEKDEIISNYNTLKDVRLKREKESEKELVFINLKNEKVSKEKEIKAKEEAKLKEIALHKKSLEEVQNEIEYTGKKIEKYIEEIEKLSEEKHQILEIKDKLSNEVLELEKRQSELLLKEERLKNILEQKNSIEKNIENNLNRLKKELGELTKKKENIKNLKKDFEEALKSKEEERVLLSKEIENLKGIALQKDLVVNEIENTLKEISALEKAYELEKEKENLITTTEEPKCPLCGSPLTEEHRDKLLKDFKTNIENFLKSIEQLKVKREELSKKLNTILESEKHLQEKLILHGKLEETLSNISNKISQEEVEIKDIENRILEIESEIKKEENNIDLEKINSDIETLKKEIEEKAILESEFTKKKKELEETETKLKKIDDTLLELVANRKNEETNLEKSLTKQREENSTLETLQKEFESKTFIENELKELKEIEDKLFALNFDEANYKKLKEEEFSLRIYEEKYQKLTVADVKIENIQAQIKKLESEIEELKKEIALKENDLAELATKIKNLSYVEDEFKKTSKELDDLNSTLREKYITKAKLEENLNLISKIKEEIKEKTTIVIELEERVNALNALEEILGRNGVQLAIMSEYLPHLENEVNSFLQRLTDGGMYLKFQTVKSDKNSEKPTLDILIYDRGTERRYELFSGGEKFRIDFSLRLGIAKFLAHIRNATLEMLVIDEGFGSQDARGRTNILEEINAIKSDFKKILVISHLNEIKENFTNQIRVVKDENGSRIEVP; from the coding sequence ATGATCCCAGAAGTACTCAAGATAAAAGGATTTTTAAGTTACAGAAACGAGGCAGTCCTTGATTTTACACAAGTAGGTGATGTAGTTCTCATAACAGGCGATAATGGTCACGGAAAGTCTTCAATTATAGATGCACTTGTATACGCATTTTTTGGCGTTGCAAGAGGGATAACAAGAAACAAGGGAGACATCGTAAATATCGACGAAAAAGAACTTTTGGTAGAACTGACATTCAGGGAAAAGGGCAAGAGATACAGGATTAAAAGGACATACAGAAAGGACAAAGAATCCTCAAGCCTCATACTGGAAGAGTTTGATTCAAATGCCCTTATGTTTAAAAACATAAGCGAGGGGAAAATAACCGATACTGAGCAAAAAATCCAGAAGATCCTTGGATTTAACTATGACACCTTTATTGGGGCTTCATTTATACTCCAGGGACAGGCAGACTTCTTTACAACAAAAACGCCAAGCGAGAAAGCGGAACTCTTACGAGAGATGCTTGGGCTTGAAATATTCGAATCTGCAAAGGAAATTGCAAAAGAAAGAAAAAAGGAACTTTTAAAAGAGATAGATTTAACAAGAAAAGAAATTGAGGAAAAGAGGGGAATTATTGAGAAAGATAGTGAGTATAATGAGCAATACAGGATTATAAACGACGAGATTTCAGCCTTAGAAAAAAGAATAAAGGATGTAAGCGATAATTTAGATAATATCCAAAAGTTGAAAGGTGAACTTATAAAGTTAAACGAGAGGTTCGAAAGCGTAAAAAGGGAAAAAGAGGCTTACGAAAAACGTCTAAAAGAAAACCTCTTGAACTTGGAAGACCTTAAGAAAACTCTAAACGAGTTTACCGAGATATTAAAAGAGAAAGATGAAATAATAAGTAACTATAACACATTGAAGGATGTCCGCCTTAAAAGAGAAAAGGAAAGCGAGAAAGAGTTAGTATTCATTAATCTTAAAAACGAAAAAGTCTCAAAAGAGAAGGAAATCAAGGCAAAAGAAGAAGCAAAACTAAAAGAAATTGCCTTACACAAAAAGTCCCTCGAAGAAGTTCAAAATGAAATCGAGTATACGGGAAAGAAAATCGAAAAGTATATAGAAGAAATAGAAAAACTTAGCGAAGAAAAACACCAGATATTAGAAATAAAGGATAAACTTTCAAATGAAGTTTTGGAACTTGAAAAAAGACAAAGCGAACTTTTACTCAAAGAAGAGAGGCTTAAAAATATCCTTGAACAAAAAAATAGTATCGAAAAGAATATTGAAAATAACTTAAATAGACTTAAAAAAGAATTGGGTGAACTCACAAAGAAGAAAGAGAACATAAAGAATTTAAAAAAGGATTTTGAAGAAGCGCTTAAAAGCAAGGAAGAAGAAAGAGTATTACTTAGTAAAGAGATTGAAAATCTTAAAGGCATTGCTTTGCAAAAAGATTTGGTTGTAAATGAAATCGAAAACACATTAAAAGAAATTTCGGCACTTGAAAAGGCATACGAGTTAGAGAAAGAGAAAGAAAACCTTATAACTACAACAGAAGAGCCAAAGTGTCCCTTGTGCGGAAGCCCCCTTACGGAAGAACACAGAGACAAACTTCTAAAGGACTTTAAAACTAATATAGAAAACTTTCTTAAATCAATAGAACAGTTAAAAGTTAAAAGAGAGGAATTATCGAAAAAACTAAACACAATCTTAGAAAGCGAAAAACACCTTCAAGAAAAACTCATCCTTCATGGTAAGTTAGAAGAAACCCTTTCAAATATTTCTAACAAAATTTCGCAAGAAGAAGTTGAAATTAAAGATATTGAAAATAGAATTTTAGAGATTGAAAGCGAAATTAAAAAAGAGGAAAATAACATAGACCTTGAAAAAATAAATAGCGACATAGAAACGCTTAAAAAAGAAATAGAAGAGAAAGCTATTTTAGAGAGCGAATTTACTAAAAAGAAAAAAGAACTCGAAGAAACCGAGACAAAACTAAAGAAAATTGACGACACACTCCTTGAACTTGTAGCAAATAGAAAAAATGAAGAAACGAATCTCGAAAAGAGCCTTACAAAGCAAAGGGAAGAAAATTCAACATTAGAAACGCTCCAAAAGGAATTCGAAAGCAAAACATTTATTGAAAATGAGCTAAAGGAACTTAAAGAGATTGAAGACAAACTTTTTGCTCTTAATTTCGATGAAGCTAACTATAAAAAACTTAAAGAAGAGGAGTTTTCCTTAAGGATTTACGAAGAAAAATACCAGAAACTTACAGTTGCAGATGTAAAGATAGAAAATATACAAGCACAAATTAAAAAGTTGGAAAGCGAAATTGAGGAGCTGAAAAAGGAAATTGCTTTAAAAGAAAACGACCTTGCAGAACTTGCGACAAAAATAAAAAATCTTTCGTATGTTGAAGATGAATTCAAGAAAACTTCTAAAGAACTTGATGATTTAAATAGCACTTTGAGAGAAAAATACATAACAAAGGCAAAATTAGAAGAAAATTTGAACCTCATAAGTAAGATAAAAGAAGAAATTAAAGAAAAAACTACGATTGTTATAGAACTTGAAGAAAGAGTTAATGCATTAAATGCACTTGAAGAGATCCTCGGAAGAAATGGCGTGCAGTTAGCAATTATGAGTGAATATCTTCCGCACCTTGAAAATGAAGTGAATAGCTTCTTGCAAAGGCTTACAGACGGTGGAATGTATCTAAAATTTCAGACTGTAAAAAGTGATAAAAATTCTGAAAAGCCAACCCTCGACATACTGATTTACGATAGGGGAACTGAAAGAAGATATGAACTGTTCTCTGGTGGAGAGAAGTTTAGAATTGATTTTTCTCTTAGATTAGGTATTGCTAAATTCCTAGCACATATTAGAAATGCAACGCTTGAAATGCTTGTAATCGATGAAGGTTTTGGAAGCCAGGATGCAAGGGGAAGGACAAACATACTCGAAGAAATAAACGCAATTAAAAGCGACTTCAAAAAAATTCTTGTAATAAGCCACCTAAACGAGATAAAAGAGAACTTTACAAATCAAATAAGGGTTGTAAAGGACGAAAATGGCTCTCGAATAGAAGTCCCTTAA
- a CDS encoding sugar ABC transporter permease, whose translation MKRQTIERLKHIYLHAYIIFWILIAIFPVIWIVSMSLNPVNVLRPTTLQIIPKNATLEAYIKVLTRPYEAYPVPFVKLLFNSLFVAGGTALLSVALASTAAYAFSRFRFPGREIGLLGFIVTQMLPATATLAPLFVILTLLHIRNTLYGLIVAYASGSVPFAIWNLKGYFDTVPKELEEAALVDGCDRHQAFTKIILPLSIPAIAVTFLFGFMNGWMEWMLAWTFLTKPTNFTLAMTLYNMQGQWNTPWSQFAAFSIIISLPVMVVWFLLQKYIISGLTLGAVKG comes from the coding sequence ATGAAAAGGCAAACCATAGAAAGACTCAAGCATATATACCTTCATGCATATATTATTTTCTGGATATTAATTGCGATTTTTCCTGTAATCTGGATTGTTTCGATGTCTCTAAACCCCGTTAATGTCCTTAGACCAACAACACTTCAAATAATTCCAAAAAATGCTACTCTTGAAGCATATATAAAGGTGCTTACCCGTCCGTATGAAGCATATCCTGTTCCTTTTGTAAAACTTCTTTTTAATAGTTTATTTGTTGCAGGTGGAACAGCACTTCTTTCAGTTGCACTTGCGTCTACTGCTGCATATGCTTTCTCACGATTTAGATTCCCCGGAAGGGAGATAGGCTTACTTGGATTTATTGTAACACAGATGCTTCCTGCAACTGCAACCCTTGCGCCACTCTTTGTAATCCTCACACTTCTACATATCCGAAATACTCTCTATGGTTTGATTGTTGCATATGCATCAGGCTCAGTTCCGTTTGCAATATGGAATTTGAAAGGTTATTTTGATACCGTGCCAAAAGAACTTGAAGAGGCTGCCCTTGTTGATGGATGTGACAGGCACCAGGCGTTTACTAAAATTATTCTTCCTTTGTCTATTCCTGCAATTGCAGTTACATTCCTTTTCGGATTTATGAACGGATGGATGGAGTGGATGCTTGCCTGGACTTTCTTAACAAAACCGACAAACTTTACTCTTGCAATGACCCTTTACAATATGCAGGGGCAGTGGAATACACCATGGTCGCAGTTTGCGGCATTCTCCATTATTATTTCGCTTCCTGTAATGGTTGTTTGGTTCTTGTTACAAAAATACATTATTTCAGGGCTTACACTTGGTGCTGTTAAAGGGTAA
- a CDS encoding sugar ABC transporter permease, with protein sequence MTDKSDVKLWEQIRRHKLAYYYILPSAIVMALITAFPILYQVWMAFTNFNISNLRNPHPQFVGFANFIKIFTNQVPLENFNFWRTFAFNVVWTFANVFLHVAIGISLAVALNAPRLALKKVYRTLLVIPWAVPSYISALIWKNMFDVDFGAVNQILSSILGHAAKIPWLTNPNAPIKILPFLSYAFYADLITNVWLGFPFMMVVATGALQSIPQEIYEAAEIDGVNERGKFFKITLPLIRSAMLPAIMLGIVWTFNQFNVIYLVSGGGPLGTTEILVTQAYKIVNPGGLYGIASAFGLIVFFILLGITLITNRVTRATESEI encoded by the coding sequence ATGACTGATAAATCAGATGTTAAACTCTGGGAGCAAATAAGAAGGCACAAACTTGCCTATTACTATATCTTGCCCTCCGCAATTGTAATGGCTTTGATAACTGCTTTCCCCATTCTCTATCAGGTATGGATGGCTTTTACGAATTTTAATATCTCTAACTTAAGAAATCCCCATCCTCAATTCGTCGGGTTTGCAAACTTCATAAAGATTTTTACAAATCAAGTCCCTCTTGAAAATTTCAACTTCTGGAGAACATTTGCATTTAATGTCGTATGGACCTTTGCAAATGTCTTTTTACATGTTGCAATTGGCATAAGCCTTGCAGTTGCTTTAAATGCTCCAAGACTTGCCTTGAAGAAAGTTTATAGGACACTTCTTGTTATCCCATGGGCAGTTCCATCTTACATTAGCGCCCTTATATGGAAAAATATGTTTGATGTGGATTTTGGGGCGGTAAACCAAATCCTGAGCTCAATTCTGGGGCATGCTGCTAAAATTCCATGGCTTACAAATCCGAATGCGCCGATCAAAATTTTACCATTCCTATCGTATGCATTTTATGCAGACCTCATTACAAATGTGTGGCTTGGCTTCCCATTTATGATGGTTGTTGCAACGGGTGCACTCCAGAGCATTCCTCAGGAAATTTACGAGGCTGCGGAAATTGATGGAGTAAACGAGAGAGGAAAGTTCTTTAAAATTACACTTCCTTTGATACGCTCAGCTATGCTTCCTGCAATTATGCTTGGCATTGTTTGGACTTTTAACCAGTTTAATGTTATTTATCTTGTTTCGGGGGGAGGTCCTTTGGGGACTACGGAAATTCTTGTAACGCAGGCTTATAAAATAGTTAATCCTGGTGGGCTATACGGAATAGCAAGTGCATTTGGACTTATAGTTTTCTTTATTCTTCTTGGGATTACTTTAATTACAAATAGAGTTACAAGAGCAACGGAGAGCGAGATATGA
- a CDS encoding maltose ABC transporter substrate-binding protein — MKKVLVAVLMVAMVATLFAGCKPKAQPVTLTIWHSWSGSELDVLNEAIAEYNKQHPEVTINQLQVPFDQLKNKYQTEAAAGGGPDILVGPADWIGDFTKANLITPLDSYFDSTFLADYVKGALDQVKYKGKMMAFPESTECVALIYNKSLVPNLPKDTNELITLVDSISKGDTYGMVYNSGFYFTAGYFFAAGMKLFDDNYNAVVNQGNGGVLALTFLKKLASDPHFIVANDYGKADSMFKEGKAAMIINGPWAVGDYTKALGDKVGVAPMPAFADTGNPFAPFVNTKDFFVNANINDTQKKAAVDFIKFMVSKDIEQKFFEKAKHIPSNTKVDTSSDPIIAGFLEQMKTGVPMPIAPEMGAVWDPMQTAIDSVLAGKATPQDAINTAQKTIQDKINAMRGQ; from the coding sequence ATGAAAAAAGTATTAGTAGCAGTACTGATGGTTGCGATGGTTGCAACCCTCTTTGCAGGTTGCAAACCAAAAGCACAGCCTGTAACACTTACAATTTGGCACTCCTGGAGTGGCTCAGAACTCGATGTTTTGAATGAGGCAATTGCTGAGTACAACAAACAGCATCCCGAAGTAACAATCAACCAACTTCAGGTTCCATTCGATCAACTTAAGAACAAGTATCAGACAGAAGCAGCAGCAGGTGGCGGCCCAGATATCTTAGTCGGACCTGCAGACTGGATCGGCGATTTTACAAAAGCAAATCTTATTACCCCTCTTGATTCCTATTTTGATTCAACATTCCTTGCTGATTATGTGAAAGGTGCTCTTGATCAGGTTAAGTATAAGGGCAAGATGATGGCATTCCCAGAATCAACCGAGTGCGTTGCACTTATTTACAACAAATCTCTTGTACCAAATCTTCCAAAGGATACAAACGAACTTATCACCCTTGTAGATTCAATTAGCAAGGGCGATACATATGGAATGGTTTATAACTCAGGTTTCTACTTTACTGCAGGTTATTTCTTTGCAGCAGGTATGAAGCTTTTTGATGACAACTACAATGCAGTTGTTAATCAGGGTAATGGTGGTGTCCTTGCTTTAACATTCCTCAAGAAGTTAGCTTCTGATCCACACTTTATAGTTGCAAACGACTATGGAAAAGCAGACTCAATGTTTAAAGAAGGAAAAGCAGCAATGATTATCAACGGTCCCTGGGCTGTCGGTGATTACACAAAGGCACTTGGGGATAAAGTTGGTGTAGCACCAATGCCAGCCTTTGCAGACACAGGGAACCCATTTGCACCATTCGTAAACACAAAGGATTTCTTTGTTAATGCAAACATAAACGATACTCAGAAGAAAGCAGCAGTTGATTTCATCAAATTTATGGTAAGCAAGGACATTGAGCAGAAGTTCTTCGAAAAAGCAAAACATATCCCATCTAATACAAAAGTTGATACTTCTTCAGATCCAATTATTGCAGGATTCCTTGAACAAATGAAGACTGGCGTTCCAATGCCAATTGCACCAGAGATGGGTGCTGTTTGGGATCCAATGCAAACCGCAATTGATTCCGTTCTTGCAGGAAAAGCAACACCACAGGATGCAATAAACACCGCACAAAAGACAATTCAAGACAAAATTAACGCAATGAGAGGTCAGTAG